The Mammaliicoccus sciuri genome window below encodes:
- a CDS encoding GrpB family protein, producing the protein MERLRVVPYDSIWQHLFLEEKKYLQSLLKEHSISIEHIGSTAIPGLSAKPIIDILIVVKDSKSIDEFTHELSALGYESKGERGVIGNRYFKKYDHYGAVSHHLHIYDEGSPHILRLLSFRDYLRAFNGERERYSRLKHDLVIEFPDDSEQYYKGKDSMIKEFEKKAEKWYLKSNDIATNH; encoded by the coding sequence ATGGAACGTTTACGAGTAGTCCCTTACGACAGTATATGGCAACACCTTTTTCTTGAAGAGAAAAAATATTTACAGTCGTTATTGAAAGAACATAGTATCAGCATTGAACATATAGGATCAACGGCTATTCCTGGATTATCTGCGAAGCCGATTATAGATATATTAATAGTTGTGAAAGATAGTAAATCGATTGATGAATTTACACATGAATTATCAGCTTTAGGATATGAGTCTAAAGGAGAACGTGGTGTTATCGGTAATCGATATTTCAAAAAATATGATCATTACGGTGCAGTATCTCACCATTTACATATTTATGATGAAGGTAGCCCACATATTTTAAGATTATTGTCATTTAGAGATTATTTAAGAGCTTTTAATGGTGAAAGAGAAAGATATAGTCGTCTCAAGCATGACTTAGTCATTGAATTTCCTGATGACAGTGAACAGTACTATAAAGGTAAAGACAGCATGATTAAAGAATTCGAGAAAAAAGCAGAAAAATGGTACTTAAAATCCAATGATATTGCAACAAATCATTGA
- a CDS encoding M20 family metallopeptidase: MSNLSQNIINYIEQNRHLYLSMSHQIHERPELGNEEVFASRLLSDQLKSHHFKIEKNIAKHPTGFIATYDSGKEGPTIAYLAEYDALPGLGHACGHNIIGTSSVLAGISLSKVIDQVGGKVVVLGCPAEEGGINGSAKATYVKAGIIDNIDIALMVHPGHETYVTVPSLAVDVFDVKFYGRSAHASENAFEAVNALDAMLSFFNGVSMLRQQIKKTDKVHGVILNGGEAANIIPDFTHARFYTRATSRKELDILTDKVRKIAEGAAIQTGGTYELRPIQNGVNEFVINKPLDELFRKHAEQVGEEVIDDDFGFGSTDTGNVSHIVPTIHPHIKIGPSNLVGHTKEFCQAAASTKGDKALINGAKILASMGLELIENVSLRNEIIEHHQTLRENLL, from the coding sequence ATGAGTAACTTATCGCAAAATATTATTAATTATATAGAACAAAATAGACATTTATATTTATCAATGAGTCATCAAATTCATGAGCGTCCTGAATTAGGAAATGAAGAAGTATTTGCATCACGTTTATTAAGCGATCAATTAAAGAGTCATCATTTTAAGATAGAGAAGAATATTGCGAAGCATCCGACTGGTTTCATTGCAACGTATGACTCAGGAAAAGAAGGACCAACTATTGCATATTTAGCAGAATATGATGCATTACCTGGTCTTGGTCATGCGTGTGGTCATAATATTATTGGGACTTCAAGTGTGTTAGCAGGTATCAGTTTGTCTAAAGTGATTGATCAAGTTGGTGGCAAAGTTGTCGTGTTAGGTTGTCCTGCTGAAGAAGGGGGTATTAATGGTAGTGCAAAAGCAACTTATGTGAAAGCTGGCATTATCGATAATATTGATATTGCACTAATGGTCCATCCTGGCCATGAGACGTACGTGACAGTGCCTTCGTTAGCTGTAGATGTATTTGATGTTAAATTCTATGGACGAAGCGCTCATGCCTCTGAAAATGCTTTTGAAGCGGTTAATGCGTTAGATGCTATGTTATCTTTCTTTAATGGGGTGAGCATGTTAAGACAACAAATTAAAAAGACAGATAAAGTGCATGGTGTCATATTAAATGGTGGTGAAGCAGCGAATATTATTCCTGACTTTACACATGCACGTTTTTATACGCGTGCCACTTCACGTAAAGAATTAGATATTCTTACTGATAAAGTGAGAAAAATAGCTGAAGGGGCAGCTATACAAACAGGTGGTACATATGAATTAAGACCAATTCAAAATGGTGTAAATGAATTCGTAATTAATAAGCCACTAGACGAATTATTTAGAAAGCACGCTGAACAAGTTGGGGAAGAAGTCATTGATGATGATTTTGGTTTTGGTTCTACTGATACGGGGAATGTAAGTCATATCGTACCGACTATTCATCCACACATTAAAATTGGACCATCTAATTTAGTCGGCCATACGAAAGAATTTTGCCAAGCTGCTGCAAGTACAAAGGGTGATAAGGCATTAATTAACGGTGCGAAAATATTGGCATCAATGGGATTAGAACTTATAGAGAATGTATCCCTTAGAAATGAAATCATTGAGCATCATCAAACATTAAGGGAGAACTTGTTATGA
- the ldmS gene encoding L-aspartate--L-methionine ligase LdmS, giving the protein MNKEYRKPLNLTLRDLYEEDIVYNARPSYEDNPWLKAEEAQSNFLTAREMIISNMPMIVHEACLTDNVKRILKLVNVDIPSNIYTFKDRTQYEHLLQQLTADNKKIFFQYIHGQHLCKDEEYAVYKPKFIDLNNKSKIEQWTGGKYLPKREIVKAVEFEQAIQNWDLPLVIKPGDELPTAGGYGVMICYNEADLKKATDRIKEASDTKYIIIEQFIEEIDNYCVQYVYSEKTGIQYIGAVKQLTDEYGFYNGNVNSNYVPQSVIDAGYEIMKNGVEHGYKGVSGFDLLVDNNHNVYAIDLNFRQNGSTSMLLLKDRLHEGFHKFLSYHSTGDNTHFINTIEQFIKNGYLYPLAYYDGDYFGKDNVKSRFVGIWHAETEEKALEQEQLFLDALSSLNK; this is encoded by the coding sequence ATGAACAAAGAATATAGGAAACCACTCAATTTAACGTTAAGAGATTTATATGAAGAAGATATTGTATATAATGCGAGACCTTCGTATGAAGATAATCCTTGGTTAAAAGCTGAAGAAGCACAATCTAATTTTTTAACAGCAAGAGAAATGATTATCAGTAATATGCCCATGATCGTTCATGAAGCATGTTTAACAGATAATGTTAAAAGAATTTTAAAATTAGTAAATGTGGATATTCCGAGCAATATATATACTTTTAAAGATAGAACGCAATATGAACATTTACTACAACAGTTAACAGCTGACAATAAAAAAATATTCTTCCAATACATACATGGTCAACATTTATGTAAAGACGAAGAATATGCCGTTTATAAACCTAAATTTATAGATTTAAACAATAAATCTAAAATTGAACAATGGACGGGTGGTAAATATTTACCGAAACGTGAAATTGTGAAAGCTGTAGAATTTGAACAAGCTATTCAAAACTGGGATTTACCATTGGTGATTAAACCGGGAGACGAGTTACCTACAGCAGGTGGGTATGGTGTGATGATTTGTTATAATGAAGCGGATTTAAAGAAAGCAACTGATAGAATTAAAGAAGCCTCAGATACAAAATACATCATCATCGAACAATTCATTGAAGAAATTGATAATTATTGCGTTCAATACGTATATAGTGAAAAAACGGGTATACAATATATAGGTGCTGTAAAACAGCTTACAGATGAATACGGCTTCTACAATGGTAATGTTAATTCAAATTATGTACCACAAAGTGTTATAGATGCTGGGTATGAAATTATGAAAAATGGTGTTGAGCATGGTTATAAAGGTGTATCAGGGTTTGATCTTCTCGTAGATAACAACCACAATGTATATGCAATTGATTTAAACTTTAGACAAAATGGTTCAACAAGTATGTTATTACTGAAAGATCGATTACATGAAGGCTTTCATAAATTTCTAAGTTATCATTCCACAGGCGATAACACGCATTTCATCAATACAATAGAACAATTCATCAAAAATGGCTACCTCTATCCACTTGCATACTATGATGGTGACTATTTCGGTAAAGACAACGTAAAATCAAGATTTGTTGGAATTTGGCATGCAGAAACTGAAGAAAAGGCATTAGAGCAAGAGCAACTTTTTCTAGATGCATTAAGTAGTCTAAATAAATAA
- a CDS encoding DUF2750 domain-containing protein → MAIQDMSKFKQILTKERFYVVLNDRKILRDGDTDFRLIWSTKESAESYLKSYEITKYDKIMELDLDRFVTYGMDDILDEGDQFIVDKSAEDNGIKVEAIPFIEEIMSELDDIRIDEFAEDICNENYVYGLTVKGQKQFIIVSEEDASLPNMMTVWSTRKLAEKVHRDDFEEYDIIEVETEVFEEWLEDLKQEDIALGINLKSGMIGTVTDPKAILNAMPC, encoded by the coding sequence ATGGCTATCCAGGATATGTCTAAATTTAAACAAATATTAACAAAAGAAAGATTTTATGTTGTGTTGAATGACCGTAAAATCTTAAGAGACGGCGATACTGATTTTCGTCTAATTTGGTCAACGAAAGAAAGTGCAGAATCATATTTAAAATCGTATGAAATTACGAAATACGATAAAATTATGGAGTTAGATTTAGATAGATTTGTTACATATGGAATGGATGATATCCTTGATGAAGGAGATCAATTCATTGTGGACAAATCAGCAGAAGATAACGGAATAAAAGTAGAAGCAATTCCATTCATAGAAGAAATTATGAGTGAACTAGATGATATCCGAATAGATGAATTTGCAGAAGACATTTGCAACGAAAACTATGTTTACGGGTTAACAGTCAAAGGACAAAAACAATTCATTATCGTATCAGAAGAAGATGCAAGTCTACCAAACATGATGACAGTATGGAGTACACGCAAATTAGCAGAAAAAGTACATCGTGATGACTTTGAAGAATACGATATTATTGAAGTAGAAACAGAAGTCTTTGAAGAATGGTTAGAAGACTTAAAACAAGAAGACATCGCATTAGGAATCAATTTAAAATCAGGCATGATCGGTACAGTAACAGATCCAAAAGCCATTTTAAACGCAATGCCATGTTAA
- a CDS encoding TrmB family transcriptional regulator → MNQMIDILKRFGLSEYGSKAYIALVQNPGITAYKLSEISSVPRSKIYEALNKLDEQGLAYFNLQDQKKYYYALSPKQTIQLFEKKQNDELLQLEQEINKLNIVKDNAPIQIEVLTNESTILDAVTSAIKKAKRQITVSIWPDLYDILTNHVSEDIHIQGITFQVDQPGYDLINHRYTNYVKSSLTLKPFVVIVDDEHMIYGQTAESNMRAYISYDHTQIKMMKDYIWHDVLVNKYISKFEEDIEDEITFKRKTFFS, encoded by the coding sequence ATGAATCAAATGATCGACATTTTAAAACGCTTTGGATTAAGTGAATATGGCTCTAAAGCTTATATCGCCCTTGTTCAAAATCCAGGCATAACAGCTTATAAACTTAGTGAAATATCAAGCGTTCCACGTTCAAAAATTTATGAAGCACTCAATAAACTTGATGAACAAGGACTCGCTTATTTCAATTTACAAGACCAAAAGAAATACTACTATGCCCTATCACCAAAACAAACCATACAACTATTTGAAAAAAAGCAAAACGACGAACTCCTTCAACTTGAACAAGAAATTAATAAATTAAATATCGTAAAAGACAATGCGCCTATTCAAATAGAAGTCTTAACAAATGAATCAACAATCCTAGATGCTGTAACATCTGCCATTAAAAAAGCAAAAAGACAAATCACCGTTTCAATATGGCCAGACTTATATGACATCTTAACAAACCATGTCTCAGAAGATATCCATATTCAAGGAATTACATTCCAAGTCGACCAACCCGGCTATGATCTCATTAATCATCGTTATACAAACTACGTCAAAAGTTCATTAACACTTAAACCTTTCGTCGTAATCGTAGACGATGAACACATGATTTACGGACAAACAGCAGAATCAAATATGCGCGCTTATATCAGTTATGATCACACACAAATAAAAATGATGAAAGACTACATTTGGCATGACGTCCTAGTCAATAAATATATTAGTAAATTTGAAGAAGATATAGAAGACGAAATAACCTTTAAGAGAAAAACCTTTTTCTCTTAA
- a CDS encoding pentapeptide repeat-containing protein, translated as MKIIEPKLRNKFEYEETKDVTLYQSSYDLYFDKALIKLDEETSQIDTMYFNQCTFESVDFTKIHGLDIIFKGCDLSNCIFSEASLNRVHFKDCRMIGPNFTDVKLKHVQFSNCQLKMSQFQNCNLDHVLFNDNQMSETYLSFCTQKSVAIERCALESLEVVETSLKDIDLSSNTIEQLVVQPNDLKGATVSEYQAYDILPLFGVNVTSN; from the coding sequence ATGAAAATTATAGAACCTAAACTACGCAATAAATTTGAATACGAAGAAACAAAAGATGTAACACTCTATCAGTCTTCGTATGACTTGTACTTTGATAAAGCATTGATTAAGTTAGATGAAGAAACGAGTCAAATCGATACAATGTATTTCAATCAATGTACATTTGAATCTGTTGATTTCACTAAAATTCACGGATTAGATATTATATTTAAAGGATGCGACCTTTCAAACTGTATATTCAGCGAAGCCTCCCTTAATAGAGTGCACTTCAAAGATTGTCGCATGATTGGTCCTAACTTTACGGACGTTAAACTCAAGCATGTACAATTTTCTAATTGTCAGTTAAAAATGAGTCAATTTCAAAATTGTAACTTAGATCACGTTTTATTTAACGATAATCAAATGTCAGAAACTTACCTTTCATTCTGTACTCAAAAATCTGTCGCAATTGAAAGATGTGCATTAGAATCACTTGAAGTTGTTGAAACATCATTAAAAGACATTGATTTATCGTCCAATACAATTGAACAACTTGTTGTACAACCTAATGACTTAAAAGGTGCAACAGTTTCTGAATACCAAGCATATGATATACTTCCGTTATTCGGGGTTAACGTAACATCAAACTAG
- the coaW gene encoding type II pantothenate kinase, which yields MKIGIDAGGTLIKVVTELNNERTYQKWLATDIDQVADWLNQLDDVEVSITGGKAQYLDSCIKHQAKRSIEFDATYKGIQIFLKENNIDLETYIFSNVGTGTSIHYATTDHQERAGGTGAGGGMIQGLSYLLTQISDYDELVQTALNGDRDKIDLKVKHIYKGDDTPISGELTAANFGHVLQHMNDAFPNADRLAAVMGIVGETVTTVSIHAARQYNTENVVFIGSSFVKNELLKNIVVDYTILRGLKPYFIENGEFSGALGSIYC from the coding sequence GTGAAAATTGGTATTGATGCCGGTGGTACTTTAATTAAAGTCGTGACCGAATTAAATAATGAAAGAACGTATCAAAAATGGTTAGCAACTGACATTGATCAAGTTGCAGATTGGTTAAATCAATTAGATGATGTTGAAGTATCAATTACAGGTGGTAAAGCACAATACTTAGACTCATGCATTAAACATCAAGCGAAACGTAGTATTGAATTTGATGCGACTTATAAAGGGATTCAAATATTTTTAAAAGAAAACAATATAGACCTTGAAACATATATATTCTCGAATGTCGGTACTGGTACTTCTATTCATTACGCAACTACTGATCATCAAGAACGTGCAGGCGGTACTGGAGCTGGTGGTGGTATGATACAAGGTTTAAGTTATTTACTGACTCAAATTAGCGATTATGACGAACTTGTTCAAACAGCTTTAAATGGAGATCGAGATAAAATAGATTTAAAAGTTAAACATATTTATAAAGGTGATGACACCCCTATTTCTGGTGAATTAACTGCTGCTAACTTTGGACATGTATTACAGCATATGAACGATGCATTTCCAAATGCTGATCGCTTAGCAGCTGTAATGGGTATCGTGGGAGAAACAGTCACAACCGTATCCATCCATGCCGCAAGACAATACAATACGGAAAATGTTGTGTTTATTGGATCTTCATTTGTTAAAAATGAACTACTCAAAAATATTGTCGTTGATTACACGATTTTAAGAGGTCTAAAACCATACTTCATTGAAAATGGTGAATTTTCAGGGGCGCTCGGTTCAATATATTGTTAA
- a CDS encoding CDP-alcohol phosphatidyltransferase family protein, translating to MISIYEIKPKFQQLLMPIVDWMRKIGMTPNQVTILALLLSIVTGIILSIFHENKWIYILIPIVMFVRMALNAIDGVMAKNIK from the coding sequence TTGATTAGCATATACGAAATAAAACCGAAATTTCAGCAACTATTAATGCCTATCGTTGACTGGATGAGAAAAATCGGAATGACACCAAATCAAGTTACAATATTAGCATTACTGCTATCAATCGTAACTGGGATTATTTTAAGTATATTTCATGAAAACAAATGGATTTATATTTTAATACCAATCGTGATGTTTGTAAGAATGGCTTTAAATGCAATTGATGGTGTAATGGCAAAAAATATCAAATGA
- a CDS encoding phosphatidate cytidylyltransferase — protein MNLGKISSEMLIVMIGVFIVLVLSSLISIYLTKRYPEKDFTEIRLRIKSWWSMCIIFTIPLVIHSTVSLIFLGLLCFLALKEYFSLIPTNRSHRAVLFWAYLSIPIQFTFIYFGFYGMFIIFIPVYMFLFIPIQAILIGETKGFLQSMGSVQWGMMLMVFSLSHLAYLIVLPGEKSSVPGASLVLFLVILTQANDVFQFLFGKAFGKHKIVPKVSPNKTWEGFVGGIISTTILSLCLAPLLTPFTLLGMIVAGLYISIMGFVGGVNISALKRDLNIKDTSQTIPGHGGILDRVDSLTYTAPLFFHFVRFFYF, from the coding sequence ATGAACTTAGGGAAGATATCTTCAGAAATGCTGATTGTTATGATTGGGGTATTTATCGTACTCGTATTATCCAGTTTGATTAGTATTTATTTAACGAAACGATATCCTGAAAAAGACTTCACTGAAATTAGATTGAGAATTAAATCATGGTGGAGTATGTGTATTATCTTTACAATTCCTTTAGTTATTCACTCTACTGTGTCATTGATTTTTCTTGGCTTACTTTGTTTTTTAGCTTTGAAAGAGTATTTTTCTTTAATCCCTACAAATCGTAGTCATAGAGCTGTATTATTCTGGGCGTACTTATCTATACCAATTCAATTTACATTTATCTATTTTGGATTTTATGGCATGTTTATTATTTTTATTCCGGTATATATGTTCTTATTTATACCGATACAAGCAATATTGATAGGTGAAACAAAAGGGTTTTTACAATCAATGGGATCTGTACAATGGGGCATGATGTTAATGGTGTTTAGTTTAAGTCATTTAGCATACTTAATTGTCTTACCTGGCGAAAAAAGTTCAGTACCCGGTGCGAGCCTTGTTTTATTTTTAGTTATATTAACGCAAGCAAATGATGTCTTTCAATTTCTGTTTGGTAAAGCATTTGGTAAACATAAAATTGTACCTAAAGTAAGTCCAAACAAGACATGGGAAGGTTTTGTTGGGGGGATTATTTCAACGACAATTCTATCTTTATGTTTAGCACCATTATTAACGCCATTCACGTTATTAGGCATGATTGTAGCAGGTTTATATATTAGTATTATGGGATTTGTGGGAGGTGTGAATATTTCAGCTTTAAAAAGAGATTTAAATATTAAAGATACTTCTCAAACAATACCAGGTCATGGCGGTATTTTGGATAGAGTAGATTCTTTAACTTACACAGCGCCACTCTTCTTCCACTTTGTAAGGTTCTTTTACTTTTAA
- a CDS encoding lysophospholipid acyltransferase family protein codes for MLRLIIFTCIIKPIIIIVLGLNIRRREWLPKKGPIVIIANHNSHLDTLVLLSLFQGEGFKKARPVAAGDYFLKNKLLKWFSMNVMRIIPIERKMTRDIKGLFEPIVDALDEGSIIILYPEGSRGEPEKLSKYKSGIYYLMRERPDIPIQTLFLHGLGKSLPKGSKLFVPFFVDIFVGRPFLFNENRKAFMDELNERMNELRNEGDFKEW; via the coding sequence ATGTTAAGACTCATTATATTTACATGTATCATTAAGCCAATTATTATAATTGTTTTAGGATTAAATATACGTAGACGAGAATGGTTACCTAAAAAAGGTCCTATAGTGATTATTGCCAACCATAATTCACATTTAGATACACTTGTACTACTTTCATTGTTTCAAGGAGAAGGATTTAAGAAAGCACGACCTGTAGCTGCAGGCGATTATTTTCTGAAAAACAAACTATTAAAATGGTTTTCTATGAATGTTATGAGAATCATACCAATAGAGCGAAAAATGACGCGAGATATTAAAGGATTATTTGAACCAATTGTGGATGCTTTAGATGAAGGCAGTATTATTATCTTGTATCCAGAGGGAAGTAGAGGCGAACCTGAAAAGTTATCAAAATATAAATCCGGGATTTATTATTTAATGAGAGAACGTCCAGACATTCCGATACAAACTTTGTTTCTACATGGGTTAGGCAAATCATTACCGAAAGGCTCAAAACTATTTGTACCATTCTTTGTTGATATTTTTGTAGGACGTCCATTTTTATTTAATGAAAATAGAAAAGCATTTATGGATGAGCTTAATGAGCGAATGAATGAGCTTAGAAATGAAGGTGATTTTAAAGAATGGTAA
- a CDS encoding YqaA family protein has translation MVIIFIWAFLEAIVFFIIPDVTLTYYAIKQKSKFKLLCANLIAIIGAVLGGIIVYIISIQHLNFVEMIMIKIPGIHPYMIEHVIHSLEDKGVLGLIEAPLFGVPYKLYAMMSYHAGISFLVFIFVSFFARLLRFILTSYLAYVLSHIVFKNVNQYIKILLWLIVWIIVYWIYFSIHAF, from the coding sequence ATGGTAATCATATTTATATGGGCTTTTCTTGAAGCAATTGTATTCTTTATTATCCCTGATGTGACTCTAACTTATTATGCAATCAAGCAAAAAAGTAAATTTAAATTATTGTGTGCAAATTTGATTGCAATTATAGGTGCAGTTCTAGGTGGCATCATCGTTTACATTATTTCAATTCAACATTTGAACTTTGTTGAAATGATCATGATTAAGATTCCGGGTATTCATCCTTATATGATAGAACACGTGATACATTCATTAGAAGATAAAGGTGTGCTCGGATTAATAGAAGCACCATTGTTTGGTGTTCCATATAAACTTTATGCAATGATGAGCTATCACGCAGGTATATCATTTCTTGTATTTATATTCGTAAGTTTCTTTGCAAGACTCTTGAGGTTTATATTAACGAGTTATCTAGCATATGTACTCAGTCATATTGTGTTTAAAAACGTTAATCAATATATCAAAATATTACTATGGTTAATCGTATGGATAATCGTCTATTGGATATATTTTTCGATACATGCGTTTTAA
- a CDS encoding BCCT family transporter: MKQSKDNTDKHNNKTTLVFWVSMSIILLVTLTAGIFPNGFGKYANILYTFISNSTGWLFLIIVFVLDIFLIGLAITRFGRFKLGRDDEEPEFSFISWVGMLFSAGLGVGIVFWGVAEPMTHYLKSPFPNEVDGATLESARLAMGYTFFHWGISQWSIFAMAGLIVAYFQFRKRRDGLISTAMEPVFGETYKKPYRNVIDILAIVATVMGIATSIGLGIMQIGGGLHHVFDIPNNNWTKIIITVMMTLLFLGSSASGLNKGVKWLSNANIFICFALLIFILILGPTQFIFETFTVAIGDYITNFVQYSFRLNPYEGDNSWVQQWTVFYWAWVIAWSPFIGGFVARVSRGRTIREFVIGVLIIPPLISFSWIATFGGTAMYLVINKGASIAEDVKGDYTVALFSLLSNFPFYEATSILAIILIFLFLVTSSDSTTFILSSMSDKGSIVPPFKYKLVWGTLIGAISVAMTLAGGLESLQTASVVAGLPFAFILFLMMFSIMKALRREPSKHFKMTYIDDDTDFSKSLEEREEEEK, translated from the coding sequence ATGAAACAGTCAAAAGACAATACAGACAAGCATAATAATAAGACAACATTAGTATTTTGGGTATCTATGTCTATTATATTATTAGTAACTTTAACTGCTGGAATTTTTCCAAATGGTTTTGGTAAATACGCTAATATATTATATACATTTATATCTAACAGTACAGGATGGTTATTCTTAATCATCGTATTCGTATTAGATATCTTTTTAATCGGATTGGCTATAACGAGATTTGGTCGATTTAAACTCGGTAGAGACGACGAAGAACCAGAATTCTCATTTATATCATGGGTCGGCATGTTATTCTCTGCTGGTCTCGGTGTCGGGATTGTATTCTGGGGCGTAGCTGAACCAATGACACATTACTTAAAATCACCATTTCCAAATGAAGTAGATGGCGCTACATTAGAATCAGCTCGACTTGCTATGGGATATACATTTTTCCATTGGGGTATTTCACAATGGTCTATCTTTGCAATGGCAGGGCTTATAGTAGCTTACTTCCAATTTAGAAAAAGAAGAGATGGTTTAATATCTACAGCAATGGAACCCGTATTCGGTGAAACTTATAAGAAACCATACAGAAATGTTATCGATATCTTGGCGATAGTCGCAACTGTCATGGGTATTGCAACTTCAATTGGTCTAGGGATAATGCAAATTGGTGGCGGACTTCATCATGTTTTTGATATTCCTAATAATAATTGGACTAAAATTATCATCACCGTCATGATGACTTTACTATTTCTTGGTTCATCAGCATCAGGTCTTAATAAAGGTGTTAAATGGCTAAGTAATGCTAACATATTTATTTGTTTTGCTTTACTTATATTTATACTTATTTTAGGACCGACACAATTTATATTTGAAACATTTACTGTTGCTATAGGTGACTATATTACAAACTTTGTACAATATAGTTTTAGATTAAATCCTTATGAAGGTGACAATTCTTGGGTTCAACAATGGACTGTGTTCTATTGGGCATGGGTCATTGCATGGTCTCCATTTATCGGAGGATTTGTAGCCAGAGTATCAAGAGGCAGAACGATTAGAGAATTTGTAATTGGCGTGTTAATTATTCCACCACTTATTTCATTTAGTTGGATTGCCACTTTTGGTGGAACGGCCATGTATTTAGTTATTAATAAAGGTGCTTCTATTGCGGAAGATGTTAAAGGAGATTATACAGTTGCACTATTCTCTCTATTATCAAACTTCCCATTTTACGAAGCAACTAGTATTCTAGCAATAATATTAATCTTCTTGTTCCTTGTTACAAGTTCGGATTCAACTACTTTTATCTTATCAAGCATGTCTGATAAAGGCTCAATCGTACCGCCATTCAAGTATAAATTAGTTTGGGGAACATTAATTGGTGCCATTTCAGTTGCCATGACATTAGCAGGTGGTTTAGAAAGTTTACAAACCGCTTCTGTCGTAGCCGGACTGCCATTCGCATTTATACTATTCTTAATGATGTTCTCTATTATGAAAGCATTACGTAGAGAACCATCTAAACATTTCAAAATGACTTATATAGATGATGACACAGATTTCTCTAAGTCATTAGAAGAACGTGAAGAAGAAGAAAAATAA